A stretch of DNA from Acidobacteriota bacterium:
AGGTCCAGGCGCCGGCTCGAGAGCACCGGGGCCAGTCCGCAGAGGAAGGTGACCAGCAGGGTGACCGCCGCGGTGAACAGGATCACCCGCAGATCGAGGGCCGCTTGATCGAGGCGCGGCACGCCTTCCGGCGCCCATTGTCCGACGAGGGTCAGCAGACCCTGGGTCAGCAACAGGCTCGCACCGCCCGCCACCAGCGCGAGTACCATCATCTCGATCAGCAACTGGCCGGTGATGCGCTGTTGGTCGGCGCCCAGGGCGGTGCGCACCGCCATCTCCCCCTGGCGGGTCGTCGCCCGGGCGATCATCAGGCTGGCGACGTTGGCGCAGGTCAGGATCAACACCAGGCCGACGGCGGCCAGCAGCAGGAGAAGAGTCTGCGAGGTGTCTCCCACGATGCGATCTCGCAGCGGGATGGCCTCGACGGTGAGATTGGCGTTGGTGGCCGGGTACTCCTGCTCGAGGTTCTTGGCCAGGGCGTCCATCTCGGCCTGGGCGCTCGCCAGGTTGGCGTCCGGTGGCAGGCGGCCGACGACCTGGAAGAAGTGGGCCCGCCGGATGGACGAGAAATCGAAGTTGAGGGGCAGCCAGAGGTCCACGTTGGCTTCCGGGAACGCGAAGTCCGGCGGCAGAACCCCCAGGATCGTGCGGCCCGTCCCCTCCACAACCACCGTCTCTCCGACGATGTTCGGGTCGCCCCCGAAGCGGCGCTGCCACAGCCGGTGGCTGATCATCACCGTCTGGTCGCCGGAGGTCTCCAGATCCTCCGGCGTCAAGAGCCTTCCCGCTACCGACTCGATCTCGAAGAGCTGGAAGAAATTCGCCGTCACCGACGTGCCCTGCAGCCGTTCCGGCTCGCCTCCCGGGCCGATCAGGGTGAATTTCGTGCGGCTCCCGGCCTCCGGACCGACGTAGGCGGTGAAGGCCTCGAAGGTTTCGCTCTCCCGCTGCCAGTCGACGAAATTGGCGGGGGCCACCGGCAGCACTCCCGATTCCGGCTGGTGCTCCTGCAGGAAGATCAGCTCCTCCGGGTCGCCGTAAGGCAGGGATTGGAAGAGCACCGTGTCGACCACCGAGAACATGGTGGTGTTGGCGGCGATACCGAGAGCCAGCGCGAGGACCGCGACCAGAGTGAAAAGCGGTTCCCGGGCCATTTTCCGGACGGCATAGCGAAAGTCAGTAAGTAGAGAGTTCATAGCTTTATTATGATATCCAGGGAAGTTTAATAAATGCCAGAGAAGTTCAAGGGCGGAAAGGAAAAGGTGGGATCTGAATTGCAGCGTGGGTACGATGTCGCAGAGATTGATCGCCGGGAAGCTCCCCCGGCGGCAGAGGATCTTTTCCTCGATTATGTGGCAGAAAATCCCGCATGCGTCCTGCGATCAAGCTACTCGGCCCTGGACCAGCCCGTCGAGATCGCTCAATACCCGCTCCAATCCTGGCCCGCCTTCATCGATTCCGAGGAATCGCAGGCCCATCGCCGGGCCGTCGCCGGTCTCACCGAGCTGGTGCTTGGCCTTCCCCAATCGCTGCTCCAGGGAGACCCCGCCGCCCTGGCCGACGTCTTTCGGCTGGATTCCTCCGAGGCCGCGGTCATCGACGCGCTGTTGAAGCTGCCGGGCCAGCGCGAAAGCCTGCTGGCCCGGGGAGACTTCATCGAGGATTCCTCCGGGACCATGCAGTGTTTGGAGCTCAACGTCTCCAGTAATTTGGGAGGCTGGCAGAACGTTGGCTGGGCGGAACTCTACCGGCGGATCCCGGTGCTACAGGATTTCTTCGGACGGGCAGGCACCACCTGGAATTGCGTCAACACCCTTGGCGAGCTTTTCGAGCACCTTATCGAACGGCACCGTCACCGCTGCCGCGGGCAGGGTGAGGAGCTCGGGGACCTGCACCTGGCGTTTCTCGCGCCGTCCTCTAACGCCGGGCGTCGGGATTGGTTTCGTGTCGCCCAGGAGGAGCTGGTTGGGCTGGTGGCGGAGGGGCATCCGGATCTCGCCTCACCGCGGGTGTCGGGGGGCACACTGGAGGACCTCGAGGAACGGGGAGACCACCTCTATCTGGGACCCCACCGTGTCCATGTCGTGGTGGAGGCCTATAGCGGCCGCCTGGACCGGCGCCTCTTCTCCAGCGCCATGGCCGGGCGCACGCTGGTGGTCAACGGTCCGGTGGATCGGGTGCTGACCAACAAGAAGTGTCTGGCCCTGCTTTCGGAGCAGGCAGATCCGGGAGGCGCTCTGGACGAGGCGGCTCGCAAGTTGGTCACCGACCACATTCCTTGGACGCGCATCGTGCACGACGGCTATGTCGACTACTGTGGGGAGCGAGGCTTTCTGCCGGAGGTTCTGGAGCAGCATCGGGAGCGTTTCGTGCTCAAGCCCGCCTTGGGCATGCGCGGGGAGGGGGTGTGTTTCGGAGCGGCGACGGACGAAGGCCGTTGGCGCGATCTGGTGGACGACGCCGTCGACGACGAAGGCGCCGGGTGGGTGGTGCAGGAGCTGGTGCCGGGGCGGCCGCGTACCTTCCAGCTAGGGGAAGAGGGCAGCGCTCTCCACGACGTGGTCTGGGGCTTCTTTCAATTCGGCAGGCGCTACGGCGGTGGGTTTCTGCGCATGCTGCCTCGGGGCGGTTACGGTGTCGTCAACGCTGCCCGGGGGGCTACGGAGAGCCCGATCTTCGTGGCGGCGGCCGACGCCGAAACACGGCTTGGTAGCCCGACGGTGATTACCCGAACGGCTCCCTGAACGAAGAGGACCAAGGTTTGTTCGACATCGACCCCCAAATTCTGCGCAACCACGAGGAGCTCTCTCCTGCGTTCGCAGACTTCGTGCGCTTCGCTCGTTCTCATCCGGAGTGCCTGCAGCCAATTTCCGCCCAGGGCCACGCGGCGGTGCCCGAGTACTTCCAGTCCTATCCGTATCCGGTGCAAAGCTGGCCCGCTTTCATCTCCGGACCCAAGCTGGAAGAGCTACGTCGGGTGACCGTGGGTCTCTGCCGGTTGTTGAAGAGTGTTCCCCAACGCTTCTTCAACAACGACCCGGGACAGATCGCGGAATTCCTGGGCTACTCCGTGGAGCTGGTGCGATACATGTTGCAGGATCCCAATGGTCTCGAGCTCGCGATCTCCCGTGGAGACTTCATCGACACCGAGCATGGGCCTCAGTGCGTCGAATACAACTTTTCCTCCGGGCTAGGGGGATGGCAGCTCGACGGTCTGCAAGGGGTATGGCTTCAGGCTGCTTGGTTCCAGGAGTTCTTGCAAACTGCGGGTTTCGAGGTGCGGTATCGCAGCCCGATCTTCGAGCTCTTCCGATATGCCACTCAGGTGGCGATCCTCCGCGGCCTGGGAAGCGAAGGTCGGCTCAACATGGCGCTGCTGATACCGCCGGCGGACGGGTGTACCGCTGAAGAGATAGAGGCGAGGCGTAGCGTCATCGCCCACGCGGACCGCATTTATCAAGAATATCTCAAGCAGGAGGGCGCTGGTTTGCAGGGTGGGCTGGTGAGCGCCACGGAGGATGAGCTGGAGGCTTTGCCCGAGGGTGTATTCGTCCAGGGCAAGCGAATCCACGTTCTCTTCGAGTACGGCATCGACCTCCGGCGAAGAGATATCACCCACCTGTTTCGTCAGGGCAAGGTGCAGGATTTTAACGGCCCTGCTTACCTTCTGATCAACGACAAGCGCCTCCTGGCTCTGCTTTCCCACTGGTCCGATAGCGACCTCTTCTCCACCGCAGAGCGCGACCTGATTCAGCGGAGCATTCCCTGGACTCGGGTAGTTCAAGACGACTTCACAGATTTTCGAGGGGAGCGGAAATTCCTGCCGGACGTGCTGGAGGATTGCCGGGAACAGCTGGTGATCAAGAAAGGATCTTCGTCTCGCGGGCTGGATATCTATATCGGTTCCCGGACCCCTGCCGACGAGTGGCAGGAGGCGTGTGACCGAGCGCTGGAAGACGGCAGCTGGATCGTCCAAGAGCGCATTCAACCCAAACCGCTCCTCTTCGTCGCCGACGGAAAGCCCACGGCTCACGACGTGGTCTGGGGGCACTTCGTCTTCGGCGACCGCTATGCGGGCACCTTTCTGCGCATGATCCCCATGGGCAAGGTCGGGGTGGTCAATTCCGCCCGTGGGGCCCGGGAGGCGATGCTGCTGGAGGTGTCGGATCCGCAGCCCGACGGCTCGAGGCCGGAGTCCGGCTCGCGAGGAGTCAAGCTGTGATGGAGTTCATCCGGTTCGTGCTCGGCCGTTCCGGGAAGGCTCGGCTGCTCCTATTCGGGGCCGTGATCGCCGGCAGTCTCAGCGGCTTGGCCAGCGTCGCGCTACTCGACCTGCTGAAGCAGGCGCTGGAAAGCGCCGAGGAAGGACCGGTCACTCACCTGGCGATGTCGTTCCTCCTGCTCTGCCTGCTGGTCACAGCGACCCGTCTGCTATCCCAGTATCTGTTGGTGGGACTCGGGCAACGTCTGGTCATGGACCTGCGCCTCGAGCTCGGCGAGCAGATCCTCGCGACCCCGCTGCGTTCCCTCGAATCCATGGGGGCCAATCGGATCTACGCTACTCTCACCGACGACGTCAACTCGGTCACCCAGGCCCTGGTGACGGTGCCCGTGCTGTGCGTCAACGGCACCATCATCATCGGCTGCTTCGCCTATCTGGCTTGGCTGCACCTGGTGCTCTTCGCGATCTTTCTTGGCCTAGTGCTGCTCGGCGTGGTGATCTATCAGCTGCTCGCGCGCTTCGCCATGAACCGGTTCCGCGAGGTGCGAGAGGAGCAGGATACGTTGTTCCAGCACTTCCGAGGCCTCGGCGAGGGAGTCAAGGAGCTGCAACTTCACCAACACCGCCGCGGTGCCTTCATCGATTTGATTCGCGGAACCTCAGACTCGATCCGCAAACAGCGGATTAGCGCGACGATGATCTTTGGCTTGGCGTCCGCTTGGGGCAATCTCCTCTTCTTCGCCACCCTCGGGCTGATCTTCTTCGCCCGCCCCTCCGCCATCCAGGTCGACTCTTCGACCCTCATCGCCTACACGGTGGTGCTCTTCTACGTGATGACCCCGCTCCAGTTCTTCCTCGACTCCATACCGACTCTGGGCCGAGCGGGGATCGCGGTGGAGAAGATCGATCAGCTGGGCTTCTCTCTGGGAGAGCCCATGTCCCTCGAGCTGGTGGGCGAGTTTCCCGTGCGCTGGAATCGGCTGGAGCTCCAGCAGTTGACTCACCAATATCGGCGCGACGACCAAGAGCATCCCTTCACCCTAGGACCCGTGGATCTGACGCTGCAACCGGGGGAGGTGCTCTTCTTGGTAGGGGGCAACGGTAGCGGCAAGACCACCCTGGCGAAGATCTTGGTCGGCCTCTACGCTCCCGACGCGGGGCGGATCGTCGTCGACGGCCGGGAGGTTACCGGCGAAAACCGCGACGCCTACCGCCAGCTATTCTCGGTGATTTTCGACGACTTCTTCCTTTTCGAGCAGCTCCTGGGGCTCGAAGGCGAGGGCCTGGAGGAGCGGGCGGCCCACTACCTCGAGGCGTTGCGTATCGCCCACAAGGTGCAGGTGGAAGGCCAGCGGCTCTCTACCCTCGAGCTGTCCAAGGGTCAGCGGAAGCGTCTGGCACTGCTCACGGCCTACCTCGAAAATCGCCCCATTTACCTCTTCGACGAGTGGGCTGCGGATCAGGACCCGATGTTTAAGGACGTGTTCTACCGCCAGATTCTGCCGGATCTCAGAGACAAAGGGAAGATGGTGGTGGTGATCAGTCACGACGACCGCTATTTTCACCTTGGCGATCAGCTCTTGAAGCTCGAGGACGGTCACGTGGCCTATTCCGGACCGGCCAAGCACTATCAGGCGGGTATCTCCAGCCCTACGCTGACCTGAGCCGCCGGCTCTCGGGCTTCTAGGAACCCTCGTCCGGTAGCGGCGGCGTCTGAGCTTCCAGGCCATAGGCGGCCCGAATCGCGTTGCGGGCCAGGATTTTCAGGGGGTTGATCAAGGACAGCCCTTGGCACCGGCCCTCCGGCAGTGCCAGCGGGATCTCGGTGCAGGCCGCGATCAACACCTCGCATCGGAGCTCGTCTCGGAGCGTGCGGCAGGCTTGACGCAGCTGTTCCCGGGGCCCGTCATCCCTGGTGCTGGCGCCCAGAGCCCCCCGCGTTTTGAGGCCCTCCCAACCCCCCGGACGCCCGTAGATCGAGTCCATGATCCATTCCTGCTGGCGCCGCTCCCCATCCCGAGTGTCCAGGGGCGAAAAGGGCTCGAACCCGTGCCGGCGCAGGGCGCTTTGGTAGAGCCCGCTGCGCAACGTACCGGTGGTCGCCAGCAGGCCGACCCGCGTCCCCGCGGGCACTCGCTCGCTCACCTCGGCGCTGCACCCGTCGATCATGTCGAGGATCGGCAGCGAGGTCGCCGCCCGCAGCTCGCCGAGAAAGGCGTGGGCGGTGTTGCAGGCGATCAACACCAGATCCGCTCCGCGAGCGTTCTTTCCAGGCTCACCCGAAGCCTTCTCGACGCGGCGCAGGCTTTCGAGCAATAGGGGCAGCGCCGCCGGACCTTCCGGGCCGAGGGCTGCGGTGCGGTCGGGAGTTTGGGGCAGCGAGCTGAGGATCCAGCTGGGAAAGTCCTGCTCCCGCGCCACGCCGGCATAGCGACTGGCGGCTTGGAGTAGGTATTGCTCGAGGAGGATGTGAGCATAAGGTCCCAGACCGCCGAGGATGCCCAGCACCAGCCGGGGCTGGAGAGCCGAGCCTGGGATGCCCTTTGGTGATGAGATGGCCATATACTTTGAAGTTTAGCAAGACTTTTAGCATTCCCGGGTCGTCTTGTCGCACTGTCTTGTCCTGTTGTTTTGTCCTACTGCGGCAGGGCATCGCAGCTCGGAAGCTTGCTTGGCCTTCGTTGTCCCAGAAGAGCGGCCAGCTCGTGCCACTCTTTCGGCAAGCTGGAAGGGCGGCCGATTGATCGCATCAACTAATAGCAATACTAACTACATAGGTATAATTAGCGATGAATCAAGCTTTCTTTCTGCTACCTTTCGCCGCTCTCTTGCTCGCCAGTTTTGCCATCGCGCCTTCAGCCAGTGCCATCGGTGATTGCATCGACTGCGCAAAATACGGTTGGCCTCCCCATCAATCCTGTATCGGCCGGTAAAACGGCCAGCTAGCGTACACGTGTAGCCAGTTTGAGGCCCTCGGCTGCGGAGATCTTTGGTATCGCGGTGGCGCTCCGGTTCCGGGAGAGCCGGAAGCACACGCCTTGACGAGCTGCTTGCCGGTTGAGCTCAAATCGCCTAAGGCTCCCTCCGCCGAGGCTCCGTCCGAGCCCTTCACGAAGTTCCCCACCGCCCCCGCCCACTGACAGCGATTCGATCTCGGCTCGCTGCTGCCCTGGGCGGTTCTTCACCGCCTGGGGTGGTTAGCAGTTTGCCCCATCTCCTCCAGCATCGCCCGGGCGTTGTTGTTCTGCGGGTTGAGCTCCAAGGACTTTCGGTAGAGCTCGATGGCCTTTTCCCGATGGCCGGCCTTGCGGTGGGCTTCGGCGAGGCTGTCCCAGACGTTGAAGCTTTGGGGGAAAAGCTCGGCGTTGAGCTCGAAGACGGCGAGGGCGCGGTCGACCTGGTCGCCGCGGAGGAGGCCGTAGCCGAAGAGGTTGAGGACGGGCTGCCAGGGGCGGCCGGTGCGGGTTTGAGTATGATGCCGGAGAGCTGCCCGAGCGCCTTCCTCTCCGCCGCTGGCGAAGCCGGCCTCGAAGATCTCCTCCAGGGTCGGGAAGAGGATCTCCCGCACCGTGCTCCGGGGGCGCTCGCGGCCGGACCAGCGTTGGGGCCAGGTGAGTAGGTAGTCGTTGACGTAGAGGGCGTCCCGCACCGGGTTGTAGGCGATGCCGTTGGGGGTAGCGAATTGGGCTTCCTCGGCGGCGCCGTCCTGCTGGCCGAAGGTGCCGGTGCCGGCGAAGGGCTGGACCTCGCCGTCGGCGGTGACGCGGTAGATGCGGTTGGCCCGGAAGCCGGTGACGAAGAGCTCCCCGGCCACTGCCACCAGGTGCCCGTTGCCGCCGCCGGGGATGGTGGCGTGCACCGCCGCCTGGCCGTCCGCATCGATGCGAATCACCCGCCCGTCGCTGAAGTTGGCGACGTAGAGATTGCCCTGGGCGTCCTGGGTGATGCCGTTGGGGCAGTTGAAGAGATCTCCCTCGGCAAAGACCTCTGCCTCTCCCTCGCCCATTTTCCCCTCGGCACCCAGCCGGTAGATCACATTGCCCGCGCAGCCGCAGACGTAGACGCTGCCGTCGGCATGCTCCAGCACCCCCACCGGCCCCTGCAAATCCCGGGCGAGAAGGGTCTTGCTGCCGTCCCGGTCGATACGGTGGACGGTGCCGGCGCGGAAGCTCGATTGCAGCAGCCGGCCCTCGCTATCGATGCCGTTGCCGGAGGCAGCGTAGAGATCCTCAGCGAAGACCTCCACCTCTCCCCAGGGCGAGATCTTCCACACCGTCTCCCCGAAGTCCGCCACGTAGACGAACCCCAGCCGATCCACCGCCACGCCGCCGACGGCACCGTTCAAGGGACCCGCCAGGGTTCGCACCGTGACGGGAGCGGCCGAGCCGGAAGACTCCTCCGCTACGAGGGGGGCTCCACTCATCAGGAGCGTCAACAACAGGACACCGGCCGAGCGTAGACACAGCGAGACCATCTTCCACCGTCCTTTCCCAAGTTCTTGGCTGCAAGCCGAGCTGAAGAGAGATACGGCAAACCGGCCTGTGAGTTCTTGACCCGCCGGGTCGTGTCCTGGTTTGAATCCGCTCAGGCCTCGGCACTGCCTGCGGTGGGCGCCTCGGAGTCCTCGCGGAATTCAAACCAGGACACTACCGGCCGCCGGGAAGAGTTGAGAGCACCGGAGAATTCCTGTTGACGGTATCGTATCGGTGTATTACAGTGGCGATACAGTAAAACGCTGGCCTCAGGAGGGAGCCAGAGCATGCAACGAAGTCTTCATATCGATCCCGCGGACCCGTCACCGATCTGGCGGCAGATCGAGGACGGGATGCGCCGGCTGATCGCCGGCGGAGTTCTCGAACCTGCGAGCCCGGTGCCCTCCGTGCGCGAGATGGCTCGCGACCTGCGGGTCAATCCGGCGACGGTGTCCAAGGCCTACCAGCGGCTGACCCAGGACGGCCTGTTGGAGGTCAAGCGGGGAGAGGGCACGTTCGTGGCCCGGGAGCTGCCGGCGGGTTCCCAACTCGATCAGAAGAAGAAACTCCGCGATGCCGCCCTCAGCTATGCCAGCTTCGCTGCCACCTTGGGAGCGGACCTGGATACCGCACAGCAAGCGCTGGAAATCGCTTGGGCGGTTCTGCGGGACGGCAAGAGCTCTTCAGACCCTCAGGAAGGAGATCCATCATGACCGCGCACCGAGACTCACAGGAAGAGCGCGCGCTGCACAGCGCCCTGTCCTGTCAAGGCCTGACGATTCGCTATGGCCACCAAACGGTGGTCGAGAACGTGACCTTCTCGGTCCGTCCGGGCAGCCTCTATGCGCTGCTCGGACGCAACGGAGCCGGCAAGAGCTCGATGATTCGATGTCTGCTGGGCCAGCAGCGGCCGCAGGCTGGTTCTCTGAGGATCCTCGGGCTCGATGCCTGGCGGCGGCGAGCTCAGGCTATGGGGCGAACCGGGGTGGTGCCGGAGCGGCCGGACGCCCCGCCGGCGCTCAATCCCAAGCAGCTGGGCAGGCTCTGCCAGCCCCTCTATCCGCGCTGGAACGAGGCCGGCTACCGGCAGCGGTTGGACCGATTCGGCGTCGCGGAGAAGACTCCCTTCGGCAAGCTGTCCCGAGGCCAGCAGACCCTCGTCCAGCTGGCCCTGGCCCTGGCGCCGGCTCCGGAGTTGCTGGTCCTCGACGACCCCACCCTGGGCCTCGACGCCGTCGCGCGCCGGGACTTCTTCCAAGAGCTGATGGGGGAGCTCCACGACAGCGAGGCGACGGTCCTGCTCACCAGCCACGATCTGGAGGGCATCTCCCGCATCGCCGACCGGGTGGGCATTCTCCACGGCGGCCGGCTGCAGCTGGACGAGGACCTCGACGTGCTCAAAGACCGCTTCCGGCGGATTCGCTACGGCAAGACCCCCGCCCACGAGGTGGAGGGTCTCATCGAAGCCTTGCAGCCGGTGCGCCGGCAGATCGGCGCCTGGGGTCCGGAGGCGGTGGTGGCTCGGTGTGACGCGGAAATGACCCAAGGGCTACGCCATCAAACCGGTGGATCGGTGGAGGTCGAGCCCATGAGCTTGGAAG
This window harbors:
- a CDS encoding ABC transporter permease, which translates into the protein MNSLLTDFRYAVRKMAREPLFTLVAVLALALGIAANTTMFSVVDTVLFQSLPYGDPEELIFLQEHQPESGVLPVAPANFVDWQRESETFEAFTAYVGPEAGSRTKFTLIGPGGEPERLQGTSVTANFFQLFEIESVAGRLLTPEDLETSGDQTVMISHRLWQRRFGGDPNIVGETVVVEGTGRTILGVLPPDFAFPEANVDLWLPLNFDFSSIRRAHFFQVVGRLPPDANLASAQAEMDALAKNLEQEYPATNANLTVEAIPLRDRIVGDTSQTLLLLLAAVGLVLILTCANVASLMIARATTRQGEMAVRTALGADQQRITGQLLIEMMVLALVAGGASLLLTQGLLTLVGQWAPEGVPRLDQAALDLRVILFTAAVTLLVTFLCGLAPVLSSRRLDL
- a CDS encoding cyclic peptide export ABC transporter, encoding MEFIRFVLGRSGKARLLLFGAVIAGSLSGLASVALLDLLKQALESAEEGPVTHLAMSFLLLCLLVTATRLLSQYLLVGLGQRLVMDLRLELGEQILATPLRSLESMGANRIYATLTDDVNSVTQALVTVPVLCVNGTIIIGCFAYLAWLHLVLFAIFLGLVLLGVVIYQLLARFAMNRFREVREEQDTLFQHFRGLGEGVKELQLHQHRRGAFIDLIRGTSDSIRKQRISATMIFGLASAWGNLLFFATLGLIFFARPSAIQVDSSTLIAYTVVLFYVMTPLQFFLDSIPTLGRAGIAVEKIDQLGFSLGEPMSLELVGEFPVRWNRLELQQLTHQYRRDDQEHPFTLGPVDLTLQPGEVLFLVGGNGSGKTTLAKILVGLYAPDAGRIVVDGREVTGENRDAYRQLFSVIFDDFFLFEQLLGLEGEGLEERAAHYLEALRIAHKVQVEGQRLSTLELSKGQRKRLALLTAYLENRPIYLFDEWAADQDPMFKDVFYRQILPDLRDKGKMVVVISHDDRYFHLGDQLLKLEDGHVAYSGPAKHYQAGISSPTLT
- a CDS encoding ABC transporter ATP-binding protein, whose translation is MTAHRDSQEERALHSALSCQGLTIRYGHQTVVENVTFSVRPGSLYALLGRNGAGKSSMIRCLLGQQRPQAGSLRILGLDAWRRRAQAMGRTGVVPERPDAPPALNPKQLGRLCQPLYPRWNEAGYRQRLDRFGVAEKTPFGKLSRGQQTLVQLALALAPAPELLVLDDPTLGLDAVARRDFFQELMGELHDSEATVLLTSHDLEGISRIADRVGILHGGRLQLDEDLDVLKDRFRRIRYGKTPAHEVEGLIEALQPVRRQIGAWGPEAVVARCDAEMTQGLRHQTGGSVEVEPMSLEEIFIAVTGDGGEGGAQ
- a CDS encoding SMP-30/gluconolactonase/LRE family protein yields the protein MSGAPLVAEESSGSAAPVTVRTLAGPLNGAVGGVAVDRLGFVYVADFGETVWKISPWGEVEVFAEDLYAASGNGIDSEGRLLQSSFRAGTVHRIDRDGSKTLLARDLQGPVGVLEHADGSVYVCGCAGNVIYRLGAEGKMGEGEAEVFAEGDLFNCPNGITQDAQGNLYVANFSDGRVIRIDADGQAAVHATIPGGGNGHLVAVAGELFVTGFRANRIYRVTADGEVQPFAGTGTFGQQDGAAEEAQFATPNGIAYNPVRDALYVNDYLLTWPQRWSGRERPRSTVREILFPTLEEIFEAGFASGGEEGARAALRHHTQTRTGRPWQPVLNLFGYGLLRGDQVDRALAVFELNAELFPQSFNVWDSLAEAHRKAGHREKAIELYRKSLELNPQNNNARAMLEEMGQTANHPRR
- a CDS encoding amino acid racemase, which encodes MAISSPKGIPGSALQPRLVLGILGGLGPYAHILLEQYLLQAASRYAGVAREQDFPSWILSSLPQTPDRTAALGPEGPAALPLLLESLRRVEKASGEPGKNARGADLVLIACNTAHAFLGELRAATSLPILDMIDGCSAEVSERVPAGTRVGLLATTGTLRSGLYQSALRRHGFEPFSPLDTRDGERRQQEWIMDSIYGRPGGWEGLKTRGALGASTRDDGPREQLRQACRTLRDELRCEVLIAACTEIPLALPEGRCQGLSLINPLKILARNAIRAAYGLEAQTPPLPDEGS
- a CDS encoding GntR family transcriptional regulator, with translation MQRSLHIDPADPSPIWRQIEDGMRRLIAGGVLEPASPVPSVREMARDLRVNPATVSKAYQRLTQDGLLEVKRGEGTFVARELPAGSQLDQKKKLRDAALSYASFAATLGADLDTAQQALEIAWAVLRDGKSSSDPQEGDPS